The proteins below come from a single Lactobacillus johnsonii genomic window:
- the asnS gene encoding asparagine--tRNA ligase encodes MTELISIKDSSKHVDQEVKMHVWLTDKRSSGKIIFLQLRDGTAFFQGVIRKNDVSEEVFEAAKSLRQEASFYITGTVHEDKRSHFGYEIQISDLEIVSNNEGYPIGNKEHGVDFLLDNRHLWLRSKRPFAIMQIRNTMFKATVDFFEKEGFIKFDAPIFMHSAPEGTTQLFHVEYFNNDAYLSQSGQLYGEAGAMAYGKIFTFGPTFRAEESKGRRHMTEFWMMEPEMAWMHQDESLDIQERYLAYMVKQVLENNEYELKILGRDPEKLRPTTEGNFTRLSYDDAIKMLQEAGRDIKWGDDFGAPDEGYISEQFDRPVFIVNYPTTIKPFYMKKNPDNPKEYLCADVIAPEGYGEIFGGSEREGNYEILKQQIEEAGLNLEDYQWYLDLRKFGGVPHSGFGMGFERTIAWICKLDHIREAIPFPRLINRMQP; translated from the coding sequence ATGACAGAATTAATCTCAATTAAAGATTCTTCTAAACATGTAGACCAAGAAGTTAAAATGCATGTTTGGTTAACTGATAAACGATCAAGTGGTAAGATTATTTTCTTACAATTACGTGATGGAACAGCATTTTTCCAAGGTGTTATTCGTAAGAATGATGTTTCTGAAGAAGTTTTTGAAGCAGCTAAATCTTTGCGTCAAGAAGCTAGTTTTTACATCACTGGTACTGTTCACGAAGATAAGCGCTCACACTTTGGCTATGAAATTCAAATTTCAGATTTAGAAATTGTTTCTAACAACGAAGGTTACCCAATTGGTAATAAGGAACATGGTGTTGACTTCTTACTCGATAATCGTCATTTATGGTTAAGATCTAAGCGTCCGTTTGCTATTATGCAAATTAGAAATACTATGTTTAAAGCAACTGTTGATTTCTTTGAAAAAGAAGGATTCATTAAGTTTGATGCTCCTATCTTCATGCATTCTGCTCCAGAAGGTACTACACAATTATTCCATGTAGAATACTTCAATAATGATGCTTACTTGTCACAATCTGGTCAATTGTATGGTGAAGCTGGTGCTATGGCTTACGGAAAAATCTTTACTTTTGGACCAACATTTAGAGCAGAAGAATCCAAGGGCCGTCGTCATATGACAGAATTCTGGATGATGGAACCAGAAATGGCATGGATGCACCAAGATGAGTCTTTAGATATCCAAGAAAGATACTTGGCTTACATGGTTAAACAAGTTCTTGAAAATAATGAATATGAATTAAAGATCTTGGGTAGAGATCCTGAAAAATTACGTCCGACTACTGAAGGTAACTTTACTCGTCTTTCATACGATGATGCTATTAAAATGCTTCAAGAAGCTGGTCGTGATATTAAATGGGGTGACGACTTTGGTGCACCTGACGAAGGATACATTTCAGAACAATTTGATCGTCCAGTCTTCATCGTTAACTACCCAACCACAATTAAGCCTTTCTACATGAAGAAAAATCCTGATAATCCTAAAGAATATTTATGTGCTGATGTAATTGCACCAGAAGGATACGGTGAAATTTTCGGTGGTTCTGAACGTGAAGGTAACTACGAAATTTTGAAACAACAAATTGAAGAAGCAGGTCTTAACTTAGAAGATTACCAATGGTACCTTGACTTGCGTAAATTCGGTGGTGTTCCTCACTCTGGATTTGGTATGGGATTTGAACGTACAATCGCTTGGATTTGTAAGTTAGATCACATTCGTGAAGCTATTCCATTCCCAAGATTGATCAACAGAATGCAACCATAA
- a CDS encoding DnaD domain protein, translating to MASFSAIQNEGFTVISNSLLRYYPSLKISETEAMLLLQLESFKQEKKFFPSDNNLSERMNLSPIEISQLIQNLIDKDLIELGQKRDGEGRITNFYDLNHLYQKLDTLIDEREESYQDQATFKSSTSTQQSANPIQELVRQFEIEFGRLLSPIEKQEIAAWINIDHYDPEIVKLALREAILAQVYNFKYVDRILLNWQRHGLTTLDQIKNFLQRN from the coding sequence ATGGCGTCTTTTTCGGCTATTCAAAATGAAGGTTTTACGGTTATTTCTAATAGTCTTTTACGTTACTATCCCTCTTTAAAAATATCTGAAACTGAAGCAATGTTGTTATTGCAGCTAGAATCTTTCAAACAGGAGAAAAAGTTTTTCCCTAGCGATAACAATTTATCAGAGAGAATGAATTTATCTCCGATTGAGATTTCCCAGCTAATTCAAAACTTAATTGATAAAGATTTAATTGAATTGGGGCAAAAAAGGGATGGGGAAGGTCGCATAACTAATTTCTATGATTTAAATCATTTATATCAGAAATTAGATACGCTTATTGATGAGAGGGAAGAATCTTATCAAGATCAAGCTACTTTTAAATCCTCTACATCTACTCAACAATCCGCAAATCCAATTCAAGAGTTGGTAAGACAATTTGAGATAGAATTTGGTCGTCTATTGAGCCCAATTGAAAAACAAGAGATTGCTGCTTGGATTAATATTGATCACTATGATCCAGAAATAGTCAAGCTAGCTCTTAGAGAAGCCATTTTAGCGCAGGTATATAATTTTAAATATGTTGACAGAATCCTCCTAAATTGGCAGCGCCATGGCCTTACTACGCTAGATCAAATTAAAAATTTTCTTCAAAGAAACTAG
- the nth gene encoding endonuclease III: protein MEELLSDDEARLVLKRILSLYPDAKGELNWDTKFHLLCAVLMSAQTTDKMVNRTTPKFFKDYPDSATLAQADIKDIENHIRTIGLYRTKAKHLKETAQIITEKFDGQIPKDKKILMTLPGVGEKTANVVLAEGFKVPAIAVDTHVSRISKRFNIVSAKATPHEVEQRLEELLPKEEWIHTHHAMILFGRYTMPARTKNQDPYSFLPPLN from the coding sequence ATGGAAGAATTATTATCAGACGATGAAGCACGATTGGTTTTAAAAAGGATTCTTTCTTTATATCCAGATGCTAAAGGAGAATTGAATTGGGACACAAAGTTTCACCTATTATGTGCTGTTTTAATGAGTGCCCAGACCACTGATAAAATGGTTAATAGAACTACACCTAAATTCTTTAAGGACTATCCAGATAGTGCCACTTTAGCCCAAGCAGATATCAAAGATATTGAAAATCACATTCGTACAATTGGTTTATATCGTACAAAAGCTAAACATTTAAAAGAGACAGCACAAATTATTACTGAAAAATTTGACGGTCAGATTCCGAAAGATAAAAAGATTTTGATGACCTTACCTGGCGTGGGAGAAAAAACGGCTAATGTTGTTTTAGCAGAAGGCTTCAAAGTACCAGCAATTGCAGTAGATACACATGTATCTCGTATTTCTAAAAGATTTAATATCGTTAGTGCAAAAGCGACTCCTCATGAAGTTGAGCAGCGGCTTGAAGAATTGCTTCCAAAAGAAGAATGGATTCATACTCATCATGCTATGATTTTATTCGGCAGATATACAATGCCCGCTCGGACTAAAAATCAAGATCCGTATTCTTTCTTACCACCATTAAACTAA
- a CDS encoding PBP1A family penicillin-binding protein, translated as MADNNQRPSNSRMAKLHPKGKPRKRIWLQIIKWFFIVAMLVVVSGVGLFAYYAKDAPSISQAQLQSGGTSSLYTRDGKFLLSLGSEKRTYVDNNEIPKELKNAIVSVEDRRFYKEGIGLDPIRIIGSVLVNAKSKGVAAGGSTITQQLVKLSVFSTAASQRTLRRKAQEAWLSMKVEREFSKEQILEFYINKVYMNYGNYGMGTAADYYYGKDLKDLDLAQTALLAGMPNAPVTYDPYVYPEKAKYRRDIVLKAMLRNDKISRAQYKQAVNEPITQGLQPKKNNSTSELRKVDDPYIKEVINEVKSKGFNPYNDNLKITVNIDQDAQQKLYDLVNDGSVPFTNDKMQVGATIIDPRTGHVIAIIGGRKLPAVQLGLNRAVQTGRSTGSTVKPVLDYGPAIEYLNWPTSHMLDDSKYVYPGTNIQLYDWDNKYEGKMTMRHALEQSRNVPAVKTLSKVGVARASLFARKLGVNVPSDSGLSVAIGANASSLQMAGAFGAFANDGIYHKPQFVSKIETPDGLTRNYDSSGTRVMKESTAYIMTDMLKGVMTKGSGTQARIKNLYEAGKTGTVKYSDEELVRYPQYKNSPKDSWFVGYTKLYSMGIWTGYDNLKDGTPSGVGSSSAQLLYKQMMSYLMSDKANKDWSKPSTVVRRRIANGTQDKVVSPNASNSSWQLFVKGHAPSNPYSDVTVDRRKEEDDDIDTRVDTEDDTSSKGQSRSQSSSSSSSSRAEQSSSQRQSSSTSNNNSNTQTQNNNRQTEKQPENNNNNSQQNQNTNNQGNNQNQQQNQGNNSNNNQ; from the coding sequence ATGGCAGATAATAATCAAAGGCCAAGTAATTCTAGAATGGCTAAGCTTCACCCAAAAGGTAAGCCTCGTAAACGAATTTGGCTACAAATAATCAAGTGGTTCTTTATCGTAGCAATGTTAGTAGTTGTTTCTGGAGTAGGTTTATTTGCATACTATGCTAAAGACGCTCCAAGCATCTCACAGGCTCAACTTCAAAGTGGTGGGACAAGTAGTCTGTATACTCGTGATGGAAAATTTCTTCTTTCTCTAGGGTCAGAAAAAAGAACCTATGTTGATAATAATGAAATCCCTAAAGAACTTAAAAATGCCATTGTCTCTGTTGAAGATAGGCGTTTTTATAAAGAAGGCATTGGACTCGATCCAATTAGAATTATTGGGTCTGTCTTAGTTAATGCTAAAAGTAAAGGCGTAGCTGCAGGTGGATCAACTATTACTCAGCAATTAGTTAAGTTATCGGTCTTCTCCACTGCTGCTTCTCAAAGAACCCTTCGTAGAAAAGCTCAAGAAGCATGGCTTTCAATGAAGGTAGAACGAGAATTTAGCAAAGAACAAATCTTGGAATTTTATATTAATAAAGTTTATATGAACTATGGTAATTACGGGATGGGTACAGCAGCCGACTATTACTATGGGAAAGATCTAAAAGATCTTGATTTAGCTCAGACTGCTCTACTTGCTGGGATGCCTAATGCCCCGGTTACATATGATCCATATGTTTATCCAGAAAAAGCAAAATATAGACGTGACATTGTATTAAAAGCAATGCTCAGAAATGATAAAATTTCAAGAGCTCAATATAAACAAGCAGTTAATGAGCCCATTACTCAAGGCTTGCAGCCTAAGAAGAATAATTCTACTTCTGAATTACGAAAAGTAGATGATCCATACATCAAAGAAGTAATTAATGAAGTTAAGAGTAAAGGCTTTAATCCATACAACGATAACTTAAAGATTACAGTTAATATTGATCAAGATGCTCAACAAAAGCTTTATGACTTAGTAAATGATGGTTCGGTTCCATTTACTAATGATAAGATGCAAGTTGGAGCTACAATTATTGATCCTCGAACTGGCCATGTTATTGCCATTATTGGTGGACGTAAACTTCCTGCAGTTCAATTAGGTTTAAATCGTGCTGTTCAAACTGGTCGTTCAACTGGTTCTACTGTTAAGCCTGTATTAGATTATGGTCCTGCAATTGAGTATCTTAACTGGCCAACTTCTCATATGTTAGATGACTCTAAATATGTTTACCCTGGTACTAACATTCAACTTTATGACTGGGACAATAAATATGAGGGTAAAATGACTATGCGTCACGCTCTTGAACAATCTAGAAATGTTCCAGCTGTTAAAACTTTAAGCAAGGTTGGAGTGGCAAGAGCTTCTCTTTTTGCAAGAAAACTCGGAGTTAATGTTCCTTCTGATTCTGGTCTATCAGTTGCAATTGGTGCTAATGCATCCTCTCTTCAAATGGCAGGCGCATTTGGTGCATTTGCTAATGACGGTATTTACCACAAACCACAATTTGTTTCAAAAATTGAAACTCCAGACGGCTTGACTAGAAATTATGATAGTAGTGGTACAAGAGTAATGAAGGAATCAACCGCCTATATTATGACCGACATGCTTAAAGGGGTTATGACTAAAGGTTCGGGTACACAGGCACGTATTAAAAACTTATACGAAGCTGGTAAAACAGGAACGGTTAAATATTCTGATGAAGAGTTAGTAAGATATCCTCAATACAAAAATTCACCAAAAGATTCTTGGTTTGTTGGTTATACCAAACTCTATTCAATGGGAATTTGGACAGGATATGATAATCTGAAAGATGGTACTCCTTCAGGTGTTGGCTCATCGTCTGCTCAACTTCTATATAAGCAAATGATGTCATATTTAATGAGTGATAAAGCTAATAAAGACTGGTCAAAACCAAGCACAGTTGTTAGACGCAGAATTGCTAATGGTACCCAAGATAAAGTCGTTTCTCCGAATGCAAGTAATTCTAGCTGGCAATTATTTGTTAAAGGTCATGCACCAAGTAATCCGTATAGTGATGTGACTGTTGATAGACGAAAAGAGGAAGACGACGATATTGATACACGAGTTGATACAGAAGATGATACTTCTTCTAAGGGCCAATCTCGTTCCCAAAGCAGTAGTTCTTCATCATCGAGTCGTGCTGAACAATCTTCAAGTCAAAGACAATCTTCTTCTACTTCTAACAACAACTCCAATACTCAAACGCAAAATAATAATCGCCAGACTGAAAAACAACCAGAAAATAATAACAATAATTCACAACAGAATCAGAATACAAATAATCAGGGTAACAATCAAAATCAACAACAAAATCAGGGAAATAACTCCAATAATAATCAATAA
- the recU gene encoding Holliday junction resolvase RecU: MVKYPTGSLTHYTKDQTDLLHPRKQKHRKDVVFSDRGMSLEQQINESNKYYLLEDIAVVHKKPTPVQIVKVDYPKRSRAVIKEAYFRQASTTDYNGVYQGRYLDFEAKETRNKSLFPLKNFHEHQIIHLERCLKQKGICFTIIRFVTLNRYFVTPASFVIEAWKTPHKSSMTLQELIDNSIEIKSGFRPTLPYLDAIDNFIDR, encoded by the coding sequence ATGGTAAAATATCCAACAGGCAGTTTAACACATTATACTAAAGATCAAACTGACCTTTTACATCCAAGAAAGCAAAAACATCGTAAAGATGTTGTATTTTCTGATCGTGGAATGAGCCTAGAACAACAAATCAATGAGTCTAATAAGTATTATCTTCTTGAAGATATTGCCGTTGTTCATAAAAAGCCAACCCCAGTCCAGATTGTTAAAGTAGACTATCCTAAACGATCTCGTGCAGTTATAAAAGAAGCTTACTTCAGGCAAGCTTCTACAACTGACTATAATGGCGTATATCAAGGACGCTATTTGGACTTTGAAGCTAAGGAAACGAGAAATAAGAGCTTGTTTCCTTTAAAGAACTTCCATGAACACCAAATTATTCATCTTGAAAGATGTTTAAAGCAAAAAGGAATTTGCTTTACGATTATTCGCTTCGTAACTCTTAATCGATATTTTGTAACTCCTGCTAGTTTTGTGATTGAAGCTTGGAAGACACCACATAAGAGTTCAATGACCTTGCAAGAGTTAATTGATAATTCAATTGAGATTAAAAGTGGATTTCGCCCAACTCTCCCATACTTGGATGCAATCGATAATTTTATAGATAGATAG
- a CDS encoding DUF1273 domain-containing protein, which produces MKRLWVTGYRSYELGVFSDKDPKLTVIKYALSNYLKSLLEEGKIDWVISGANLGTEQWGLETAISLQNDYSVHTALMTPYLEFSKGWNDSNQMKYQNLTEQVDFTASTSDYPYMRPVQLKNYQNFMLEHTDRALLLYDPEHPGKTKYDYEAIKKYQEKSDYQLDIIDFYDLQEAAEEYEENHRKNFY; this is translated from the coding sequence ATGAAGCGACTATGGGTTACCGGATATCGTTCTTATGAATTGGGAGTTTTTAGCGATAAAGATCCGAAGTTGACCGTAATTAAGTATGCTCTAAGCAATTATCTAAAGAGTTTACTTGAAGAAGGAAAGATTGACTGGGTAATTAGTGGGGCAAACCTTGGAACCGAACAATGGGGCCTAGAAACAGCAATTAGTTTGCAGAATGACTATAGTGTTCATACGGCTTTGATGACACCTTATTTAGAATTCTCAAAAGGATGGAATGATAGTAATCAAATGAAATATCAAAACCTTACTGAGCAGGTTGATTTTACAGCTTCTACTTCTGACTATCCTTACATGAGGCCAGTGCAGCTTAAAAACTATCAAAATTTTATGTTAGAACACACAGATCGAGCTCTTTTACTTTATGATCCTGAGCATCCCGGTAAAACAAAATATGACTATGAAGCCATTAAAAAGTATCAAGAAAAAAGTGACTATCAACTGGATATAATTGATTTTTATGACTTACAAGAAGCTGCAGAAGAATATGAAGAAAATCATCGAAAGAATTTTTATTGA
- a CDS encoding DivIVA domain-containing protein → MASLNDIQLNPQSILKKQFRTKMKGYDSDEVDSYLDTIISDYSTFATIIEDLQTQISDLKAQQKQQTAKSTAPKLDFKNEEIEDDVKTYTPQKVQKAAVNNTNEDKEAPELTTNVAMIQRISTLERKVYNLEQRMNQQDRTYQAN, encoded by the coding sequence ATGGCAAGTTTAAATGATATTCAATTAAATCCACAAAGTATTTTAAAAAAGCAATTTAGAACAAAAATGAAGGGATATGATTCTGATGAAGTAGATTCATATCTTGATACAATTATTTCAGACTACAGTACTTTTGCGACTATTATTGAAGATTTGCAAACACAAATCAGTGATTTAAAAGCTCAACAAAAACAGCAAACAGCTAAAAGTACTGCACCTAAGTTAGATTTTAAGAATGAGGAAATTGAAGATGATGTTAAAACTTATACTCCTCAGAAAGTACAAAAAGCTGCTGTAAATAATACTAATGAAGACAAAGAAGCACCGGAATTAACTACTAATGTTGCTATGATTCAACGTATTTCTACTTTAGAGCGTAAAGTTTACAACCTTGAACAAAGAATGAATCAACAAGATAGAACTTACCAAGCTAATTAA
- a CDS encoding THUMP domain-containing class I SAM-dependent RNA methyltransferase, translating to MKEYTLYATMGAGFESVVAKELNNLGYETTTENGRVFFKGTQKDIVRTNLWLRSADRVKILLKEFKATSFDQLYDEVYSYDWAELLPVDAQFPVKGRSVRSKLHSEPDVQSIVKKAIVDKLTDQYRRRGFLPESGAEYPLDIHLYKDTARLSLDTTGQSLFKRGYRVEHGGAPLKENFAAGLIELTPFDGSHPFIEPMTGSGTIAIEAALKAKNVAPGIWRKFAFDNFDWFDKKLHPELVEEAKAQEKKEHAPILASDIDQSILEIAKVNAHNAGVLQDIKFKQVAVKDFSTDLENGVIVANPPYGKRLKDREAAEKIYEEMGQTLRPLTSFSQYYLTSDPQFEKYFGAKATKKRKFYNGNLRTDYYQYWANKR from the coding sequence ATGAAAGAATATACATTATATGCAACAATGGGCGCTGGATTTGAAAGTGTAGTTGCAAAAGAATTAAACAATTTAGGTTATGAAACAACAACTGAAAATGGCCGTGTATTTTTTAAAGGAACCCAAAAAGATATTGTAAGAACTAATCTATGGCTGAGAAGTGCTGACCGCGTAAAGATCTTACTAAAAGAATTTAAGGCCACCAGTTTTGACCAATTATATGATGAAGTTTATAGCTATGATTGGGCAGAATTATTACCGGTAGATGCTCAATTTCCTGTAAAGGGAAGAAGCGTCCGTAGTAAGTTACATTCTGAACCTGATGTTCAATCAATTGTAAAAAAGGCTATTGTAGATAAGTTGACCGATCAATATCGAAGACGTGGATTTTTACCAGAAAGCGGGGCCGAGTATCCGCTAGACATCCATCTCTACAAAGACACTGCACGTTTAAGCTTAGATACTACTGGTCAAAGTTTATTTAAACGTGGCTATCGTGTCGAGCATGGTGGAGCTCCTTTAAAAGAAAATTTTGCAGCAGGTTTGATTGAACTAACTCCTTTTGATGGTTCTCATCCCTTTATTGAGCCTATGACTGGTTCCGGAACAATTGCAATCGAAGCGGCTCTTAAGGCAAAAAATGTAGCTCCTGGTATTTGGAGAAAATTTGCATTTGATAATTTTGATTGGTTTGATAAGAAATTGCATCCCGAATTAGTAGAAGAAGCTAAAGCACAAGAAAAAAAGGAGCATGCTCCAATCTTAGCTAGCGATATTGATCAATCAATTTTAGAAATTGCTAAAGTGAACGCGCATAATGCGGGTGTATTACAAGATATAAAATTTAAGCAAGTCGCTGTAAAAGACTTTTCAACTGACTTAGAAAATGGAGTTATTGTTGCAAATCCTCCTTATGGTAAACGGCTTAAGGATCGAGAAGCAGCTGAAAAGATCTATGAAGAAATGGGACAGACATTGCGTCCTCTTACTTCTTTTAGTCAGTACTACCTTACATCTGATCCTCAATTTGAAAAATACTTTGGTGCAAAGGCCACTAAGAAGAGAAAATTCTATAATGGTAATTTACGGACCGACTATTATCAATATTGGGCTAATAAGAGATAA
- a CDS encoding metallophosphoesterase, with amino-acid sequence MLTQDKKTSFWVISDTHLIADSLHDHGQAFSQMQKTSQGKDLYYQETALSAFVRMAQKKKPAAIIVTGDVTFNGERVSAEKFAEIFKPLEETQLLVLPGNHDIYDGWAREFRGKKQYYAGQISPRMWRNIFKTSYKNAVSVDDESLAYSVQLNPDYLLILADSNDYGKEEATTAPATAGFLGREQRRWIKAQLQYASENNLQVIFCMHHNLYAHNPAVNKGYVVDDYRELRKLLAQYNVKLVFSGHIHAQNIMLPQDPCPATEVVTASFCSNDQGYGVVKVSPKEVSYTCHHFKMKDYLTDKEKQNWTLTHFHDYLENIQLGTISAELMQKNLYQNHDDLDTVRKMGRLFGEMNYHFFTGKNHIESEELQKLKKSPIYQRLIADNPHYELYLQTLYDMSNHDNLHVKIKY; translated from the coding sequence ATGTTAACGCAAGATAAGAAGACTAGTTTTTGGGTTATTAGTGATACTCATTTAATTGCAGATAGCTTACATGATCATGGACAGGCTTTTTCACAAATGCAAAAAACTAGTCAGGGTAAAGATCTATACTATCAAGAAACTGCTTTAAGCGCATTTGTAAGAATGGCGCAAAAAAAGAAACCGGCCGCAATCATTGTTACGGGGGATGTAACTTTTAATGGCGAGAGAGTGTCAGCAGAAAAATTCGCTGAGATTTTTAAACCTTTAGAAGAAACACAGCTTTTAGTTCTTCCTGGGAACCATGATATTTATGATGGCTGGGCCAGAGAATTCCGCGGAAAGAAACAATACTACGCTGGTCAAATTAGTCCTAGAATGTGGCGTAATATTTTTAAAACATCCTATAAAAATGCAGTTAGTGTTGATGATGAATCTTTAGCTTATAGTGTTCAGCTTAATCCTGATTATTTGTTGATTTTAGCTGATTCTAATGACTATGGTAAAGAAGAAGCTACTACTGCACCTGCGACAGCTGGCTTTTTAGGAAGAGAGCAACGACGCTGGATTAAGGCGCAACTTCAATATGCTAGTGAGAATAATCTTCAAGTGATTTTTTGTATGCATCATAACCTCTATGCTCATAATCCAGCTGTAAACAAAGGATATGTTGTTGATGATTATCGTGAACTGCGTAAGTTATTAGCTCAATATAATGTGAAATTAGTTTTCTCTGGTCATATTCATGCTCAGAATATTATGTTGCCGCAAGATCCTTGCCCAGCTACCGAAGTTGTAACTGCTAGTTTTTGCTCCAATGATCAAGGCTATGGGGTAGTTAAAGTTTCGCCGAAAGAAGTTAGTTATACTTGTCATCATTTTAAGATGAAGGACTATTTAACTGACAAAGAAAAACAAAACTGGACTTTAACTCACTTTCATGATTATTTAGAAAATATTCAACTAGGAACTATTTCGGCAGAATTAATGCAGAAAAATCTTTATCAAAATCATGATGATTTAGATACTGTCAGAAAAATGGGGCGTCTTTTCGGCGAAATGAATTATCACTTTTTTACTGGAAAAAATCATATTGAAAGTGAAGAATTGCAAAAACTTAAAAAGTCACCAATTTATCAACGTTTAATTGCGGACAACCCACATTATGAATTGTATTTACAAACGTTATACGATATGTCAAATCATGATAACTTGCATGTAAAAATTAAATACTAA
- a CDS encoding acyltransferase family protein, producing MKKYKYSSYDIADIGDYLKVFACTAVMSQPIMSLIINLPQSQQTQVGFGILYNLVKYTAPAFIFGILYTTIRTSDLNGHFSYFKHLQKNWSNLFVPTIWWTLIYLLGMPWLQQGNKFNSFGTFCWQFINGNAAPHLWYNTMMLQFIILMPFFWLISRYVRNNIKRGFAVAIVTLILYLSWLAFYDYYVFHGVHQNDWYLLDRVFISFFIYAVFGGLAWQFRSYFNEFITKFWWLIVVIFILCFIWTNYELSQFGYPLNFYNAPYYKPSMTFYCLAVICLIAAFCLYQVRKRQINSLKIFHFLAIYAYRAYLANVFWNQLIWHGLTMQYHAKFHPFLTLFGCWLLTWILSFSSAYLLHMWWTKVKKMIARNTHLYI from the coding sequence ATGAAAAAATATAAATATTCTAGTTACGATATTGCAGATATTGGTGACTATTTAAAAGTTTTTGCTTGTACGGCGGTCATGTCGCAGCCAATTATGAGCCTTATTATTAATCTGCCCCAGTCTCAGCAAACGCAAGTTGGTTTTGGTATTCTTTATAATCTAGTTAAATATACTGCTCCAGCCTTTATTTTTGGTATTTTATACACGACTATTAGGACTAGTGACTTAAACGGTCATTTCTCTTACTTCAAGCATCTGCAAAAGAATTGGTCCAATCTCTTTGTACCAACGATTTGGTGGACTTTAATTTATTTATTAGGGATGCCATGGCTTCAGCAAGGTAATAAGTTTAATAGCTTTGGTACTTTTTGCTGGCAATTTATTAATGGTAATGCAGCACCTCACTTATGGTATAACACGATGATGCTACAGTTTATTATCCTAATGCCGTTTTTCTGGTTAATTAGTCGCTATGTAAGAAATAATATTAAACGTGGTTTTGCAGTGGCAATTGTTACTTTAATTCTTTACTTATCCTGGTTAGCATTTTACGACTATTATGTTTTTCATGGTGTTCACCAAAATGACTGGTATTTATTAGATCGAGTATTTATCTCTTTTTTTATTTATGCTGTTTTTGGTGGTTTAGCATGGCAATTTAGATCGTACTTTAATGAATTTATAACTAAGTTTTGGTGGTTAATTGTAGTAATCTTTATTCTTTGCTTCATCTGGACTAATTATGAATTAAGTCAATTCGGTTATCCTCTTAATTTCTATAATGCGCCTTACTATAAACCATCAATGACATTTTACTGTTTGGCAGTAATTTGCTTAATTGCTGCTTTCTGTTTATATCAAGTTCGTAAAAGACAAATAAATAGCTTGAAAATATTCCATTTTTTAGCTATTTATGCTTATAGAGCCTATCTTGCTAATGTCTTTTGGAATCAGTTAATCTGGCACGGATTAACTATGCAATATCATGCAAAATTCCATCCATTTTTAACCTTATTTGGTTGCTGGTTATTAACCTGGATCTTATCATTTTCATCTGCGTATCTTTTACATATGTGGTGGACAAAAGTAAAGAAAATGATAGCTAGAAATACCCACCTATATATCTAA